The following are encoded in a window of Streptomyces sp. 11x1 genomic DNA:
- the scpA gene encoding methylmalonyl-CoA mutase, translating to MTTPSTPSTPSTPSVPSVPDFTGIELGSPSVDGGADEWRTAVEKTTDGGEPLWETPEGIPVKPLYTGQDLEGLDFLGTYPGMAPYLRGPYPTMYVNQPWTIRQYAGFSTAEESNAFYRRNLAAGQKGLSVAFDLPTHRGYDSDHPRVTGDVGMAGVAIDSILDMRQLFDGIPLDRMTVSMTMNGAVLPVLALYIVAAEEQGVPPEKLAGTIQNDILKEFMVRNTYIYPPKPSMRIISDIFAFTSQRMPRYNSISISGYHIQEAGATADLELAYTLADGVEYIRAGREAGLDVDAFAPRLSFFWAIGMNFFMEVAKLRAARLLWAKLVRQFHPKNTKSLSLRTHSQTSGWSLTAQDVFNNVTRTCVEAMAATQGHTQSLHTNALDEALALPTDFSARIARNTQLLIQQESGTTRVIDPWGGSAYVEKLTYDLARRAWQHIQEVEQAGGMAKAIDAGIPKLRIEEAAARTQARIDSGRQPVIGVNKYRVDSDEQIDVLKVDNSSVRAQQIEKLRRLRADRDETACQDALDALTRAADGEGNLLELAVRAARAKATVGEISDALEKVYGRHASQIRTISGVYRNEAGESPNVERTRSLVESFAEAEGRRPRILVAKMGQDGHDRGQKVIATAFADLGFDVDVGPLFQTPAEVARQAVEADVHIVGVSSLAAGHLTLVPALKEQLAEEGREDIMIVVGGVIPPQDVPTLLRMGAAAVFPPGTVIPDAAFDLVRRLSDELGHDL from the coding sequence ATGACCACCCCCTCCACCCCATCCACCCCATCCACCCCATCCGTCCCCTCCGTCCCCGACTTCACCGGGATCGAGCTGGGTTCCCCGTCCGTCGACGGCGGCGCCGACGAGTGGCGTACGGCCGTCGAGAAGACGACCGACGGCGGCGAGCCGCTGTGGGAGACACCGGAGGGCATCCCGGTCAAGCCGCTCTACACGGGGCAGGACCTGGAGGGTCTGGACTTCCTGGGCACGTATCCGGGCATGGCCCCGTATCTGCGCGGCCCGTACCCGACGATGTACGTCAACCAGCCCTGGACGATCCGCCAGTACGCGGGGTTCTCCACCGCCGAGGAGTCCAACGCCTTCTACCGCCGCAACCTGGCGGCCGGTCAGAAGGGCCTGTCCGTCGCCTTCGACCTGCCCACCCACCGGGGCTACGACAGCGACCACCCTCGGGTGACCGGTGACGTCGGTATGGCGGGCGTGGCGATCGACTCGATCCTCGACATGCGGCAGCTCTTCGACGGCATCCCGCTGGACCGGATGACCGTGTCGATGACGATGAACGGCGCGGTGCTGCCCGTGCTCGCGCTCTACATCGTGGCGGCCGAGGAACAGGGCGTACCGCCCGAGAAGCTGGCCGGGACCATCCAGAACGACATCCTCAAGGAGTTCATGGTCCGCAACACCTACATCTACCCGCCGAAGCCGTCGATGCGGATCATCTCCGACATCTTCGCCTTCACCTCGCAGCGGATGCCCCGCTACAACTCCATCTCCATCTCCGGCTACCACATCCAGGAGGCGGGCGCGACGGCCGACCTGGAGCTGGCGTACACGCTCGCGGACGGCGTCGAGTACATCAGGGCGGGCCGGGAGGCCGGCCTGGACGTGGACGCGTTCGCGCCCCGGCTGTCGTTCTTCTGGGCGATCGGCATGAACTTCTTCATGGAGGTCGCCAAGCTGCGCGCGGCCCGCCTGCTGTGGGCGAAGCTGGTCAGGCAGTTCCACCCGAAGAACACCAAGTCCCTTTCCCTGCGCACCCATTCGCAGACCTCGGGCTGGTCGCTGACCGCGCAGGACGTCTTCAACAACGTCACCCGCACCTGTGTGGAGGCGATGGCGGCCACCCAGGGCCACACCCAGTCGCTGCACACCAACGCCCTGGACGAGGCCCTGGCCCTGCCGACCGACTTCTCCGCCCGTATCGCCCGCAACACCCAGCTCCTCATCCAGCAGGAGTCCGGCACCACCCGGGTCATCGACCCGTGGGGCGGCAGCGCGTACGTGGAGAAGCTGACGTACGACCTCGCCCGCCGGGCCTGGCAGCACATCCAGGAGGTCGAGCAGGCGGGCGGCATGGCCAAGGCCATCGACGCGGGCATCCCCAAGCTGCGCATCGAGGAGGCCGCGGCGCGCACCCAGGCGCGGATCGACTCCGGGCGGCAGCCGGTCATCGGCGTCAACAAGTACCGGGTCGACAGCGACGAGCAGATCGACGTTCTCAAGGTCGACAACTCCTCCGTCCGGGCCCAGCAGATCGAGAAGCTGCGGCGACTGCGCGCGGACCGCGACGAGACCGCCTGCCAGGACGCGCTCGACGCGCTCACCCGGGCGGCCGACGGCGAGGGCAACCTGCTGGAGCTGGCCGTGCGCGCGGCCCGCGCCAAGGCCACCGTCGGCGAGATCTCCGACGCCCTGGAGAAGGTGTACGGCCGGCACGCGAGCCAGATCCGTACGATCTCCGGCGTGTACCGCAATGAAGCAGGCGAGTCCCCGAACGTGGAGCGCACCCGGAGCCTGGTGGAGTCCTTCGCCGAGGCCGAGGGCCGCCGGCCGCGCATCCTGGTCGCCAAGATGGGCCAGGACGGCCACGACCGGGGCCAGAAGGTGATCGCGACCGCGTTCGCCGACCTCGGCTTCGACGTGGACGTCGGCCCGCTGTTCCAGACCCCGGCCGAGGTGGCCCGTCAGGCCGTCGAGGCGGACGTGCACATCGTCGGGGTGTCGTCACTGGCCGCCGGGCACCTGACCCTCGTACCGGCGCTGAAGGAGCAGCTGGCCGAGGAGGGGCGCGAGGACATCATGATCGTCGTCGGTGGGGTGATCCCGCCTCAGGACGTGCCCACCCTCCTGCGGATGGGCGCGGCGGCCGTCTTCCCGCCCGGCACGGTCATCCCGGACGCGGCGTTCGACCTGGTGCGGCGGCTGTCGGACGAGCTCGGGCACGACCTGTGA
- the meaB gene encoding methylmalonyl Co-A mutase-associated GTPase MeaB — MIDVDAYAKGVLDGKRAIVARAITLVESTRPQHRALAQELLTALLPHSGRARRIGVSGVPGVGKSTFIDAFGTMLTSLGHRVAVLAVDPSSSRTGGSILGDKTRMERLAVDPAAFVRPSPTAGTLGGVAKATRESMVVMEAAGYDVVLVETVGVGQSETAVADMVDSFLLLTLARTGDQLQGIKKGVLELADVLAVNKADGPHERDARTAARELAGALRLMHGKDAVWTPPVLSCSARESTGLDTVWERLEQHRTLLDSTGRLTAKRRDQQIDWTWSMVRDELLDRLRTHPGVRSVAPDLEQRVRDGELTATLAAERILEAFGDPSPGSPG, encoded by the coding sequence GTGATCGATGTCGACGCCTACGCCAAGGGTGTGCTCGACGGGAAGCGGGCGATCGTCGCCCGCGCCATCACCCTCGTCGAGTCCACCCGGCCCCAGCACCGGGCCCTGGCCCAGGAGCTGCTGACCGCGCTGCTGCCGCACAGCGGCCGGGCCCGGAGGATCGGGGTCAGCGGGGTGCCGGGCGTCGGCAAGTCGACGTTCATCGACGCGTTCGGCACGATGCTGACCTCGCTCGGGCACCGGGTGGCGGTGCTGGCGGTGGACCCGTCGTCGAGCCGTACGGGCGGCTCGATCCTCGGCGACAAGACCCGGATGGAGCGGCTGGCCGTCGACCCGGCGGCCTTCGTCCGGCCCTCGCCGACGGCCGGGACGCTCGGCGGTGTCGCGAAGGCCACCCGTGAGTCGATGGTGGTGATGGAGGCGGCCGGCTACGACGTGGTGCTGGTGGAGACGGTGGGCGTCGGCCAGTCGGAGACGGCGGTCGCCGACATGGTCGACTCCTTCCTGCTCCTGACGCTCGCCCGCACCGGCGACCAGCTCCAGGGCATCAAGAAGGGCGTCCTGGAACTGGCCGACGTGCTCGCCGTCAACAAGGCGGACGGCCCGCACGAGCGTGACGCCCGCACGGCGGCACGGGAGCTGGCGGGTGCCCTGCGGCTGATGCACGGGAAGGACGCGGTCTGGACGCCGCCGGTGCTGAGCTGCAGCGCCCGCGAGTCCACCGGCCTCGACACCGTCTGGGAGCGTCTGGAGCAGCACCGCACGCTCCTGGACTCCACCGGCCGGCTCACCGCCAAGCGCCGGGATCAGCAGATCGACTGGACCTGGTCGATGGTCCGCGACGAGCTCCTCGACCGGCTGCGCACCCACCCCGGTGTCCGCTCCGTCGCGCCCGACCTCGAACAACGGGTCAGGGACGGCGAGTTGACGGCGACGCTGGCCGCCGAACGCATTCTGGAGGCCTTCGGGGACCCGTCCCCCGGTTCACCCGGCTGA
- a CDS encoding class F sortase, with the protein MAAHSSPPGARVNLTVLCAVVLLILAVSLFGGEDSSSGTSRPPGARHAPQAAPASPGEQAAPVERPADRRERSARARPVRLLIPKIQVSAPFVPLSVGRSGQLEAPPADDVNLVGWHAEGAAPGETGTSIIAGHVDTATSPAVFAKLSELEKGDVFHVARSDGSRVSFVVDALETFEKDDFPDKRVYADATRPEVRLITCAGDYDRKVMDYTENLVVFAHRT; encoded by the coding sequence ATGGCAGCCCACTCCTCTCCCCCCGGCGCCCGCGTCAATCTGACCGTGCTGTGCGCCGTGGTCCTGTTGATCCTGGCGGTGAGCCTGTTCGGCGGCGAGGACTCCTCGTCCGGCACCTCCCGCCCGCCGGGCGCCCGGCACGCCCCGCAGGCCGCGCCCGCCTCCCCCGGCGAGCAGGCCGCGCCCGTCGAGCGGCCGGCGGACCGGCGAGAACGGTCGGCCCGGGCCAGACCTGTCCGGCTGCTCATCCCCAAGATCCAGGTGAGCGCCCCCTTCGTGCCCCTCTCCGTCGGCCGCTCCGGGCAGCTCGAAGCCCCGCCAGCCGACGACGTGAACCTCGTCGGCTGGCACGCCGAGGGTGCCGCGCCCGGCGAGACGGGCACCTCGATCATCGCCGGCCATGTCGACACGGCGACCTCACCGGCGGTCTTCGCCAAGCTCAGCGAACTGGAGAAGGGGGACGTCTTCCACGTCGCGCGCTCCGACGGGAGCAGAGTGTCCTTCGTGGTCGACGCCCTGGAGACGTTCGAGAAGGACGACTTCCCCGACAAGCGCGTGTACGCCGACGCGACCCGCCCCGAGGTCCGGCTGATCACCTGCGCCGGCGACTACGACCGCAAGGTCATGGACTACACGGAGAACCTGGTGGTCTTCGCGCACCGGACCTGA
- a CDS encoding carbonic anhydrase — MNPDATPHSGDSTEATATGVDAPISHTKSRGRRSLLRAALAGTAVLGGGLAVGAFPADAEPVSRSSRANPAHSTPTRPRPKTADEALTELSKGNRRWRTFHEQHPDEDYAVRKALTTGQQPFALVLGCIDSRVPPELVFDQGLGDLMTVRSAGEVLDRSVLGSVKYGVLELKIPLVVVLGHQSCGAVKAAVAVDESGEELPSGIQYIADEIAPAIDHSVTGDARVAATIDANVRLVRSKLKADPDLAAKLKAGEVAVVGARYDLTTQRVHLLK; from the coding sequence GTGAACCCTGACGCAACACCCCACAGTGGCGACAGCACCGAGGCGACCGCCACCGGCGTGGACGCCCCGATATCCCACACCAAGTCGCGCGGTCGGCGCTCCCTCCTGCGCGCCGCGCTGGCCGGCACGGCCGTCCTCGGCGGCGGCCTCGCGGTCGGCGCCTTCCCGGCCGACGCCGAGCCCGTCTCCCGCTCCTCCCGCGCCAACCCCGCGCACTCCACCCCCACCCGTCCGCGGCCGAAGACGGCGGACGAGGCGCTGACGGAGCTGTCGAAGGGCAACCGCCGCTGGCGGACCTTCCACGAGCAGCACCCCGACGAGGACTACGCCGTGCGCAAGGCGCTGACGACCGGTCAGCAGCCGTTCGCCCTGGTCCTCGGCTGCATCGACTCCCGGGTCCCCCCGGAGCTGGTCTTCGACCAGGGCCTCGGCGACCTGATGACCGTGCGCAGCGCGGGCGAGGTGCTGGACCGGTCCGTGCTCGGCAGCGTCAAGTACGGCGTCCTCGAACTGAAGATCCCGCTGGTCGTGGTGCTCGGTCACCAGTCCTGCGGCGCGGTGAAGGCGGCCGTCGCGGTGGACGAGAGCGGTGAGGAACTGCCGAGCGGTATCCAGTACATCGCGGACGAGATCGCTCCGGCGATCGACCACAGCGTGACCGGCGACGCCCGGGTCGCGGCGACCATCGACGCGAACGTCCGGCTCGTCCGCTCCAAGCTCAAGGCCGACCCGGACCTCGCCGCCAAGCTGAAGGCGGGCGAGGTTGCCGTCGTCGGCGCCCGCTACGACCTGACGACCCAGCGGGTGCACCTGCTCAAGTAG
- a CDS encoding DUF5999 family protein codes for MCSHQPLCPSADRSDRDAARVVAFHPEQGWNLLCNGAIVFDDTGEILPDGSIVAPSRLAVAA; via the coding sequence ATGTGTTCACACCAGCCCCTGTGCCCCTCGGCAGACCGTTCCGACCGCGACGCCGCGCGTGTCGTCGCCTTCCACCCCGAGCAGGGTTGGAACCTGCTGTGCAACGGGGCGATCGTCTTCGACGACACCGGCGAGATCCTGCCCGACGGCAGCATCGTCGCGCCGAGCCGGCTCGCGGTCGCGGCCTGA
- a CDS encoding RidA family protein has protein sequence MSAERVNPAGLSPPTGFSHAVVTTGSRVVFLAGQTALDADGKIVGETLEEQFEQALGNLLAALEAAGGAPADLARVTVYATDVADYRRRAPRLGGIWRRLAGRDYPAMAVVGVVRLWDERAWVELDGFAVLP, from the coding sequence ATGAGCGCCGAGCGGGTGAACCCGGCCGGATTGTCGCCCCCCACTGGCTTCTCCCACGCCGTCGTCACCACCGGGAGCCGGGTCGTGTTCCTGGCGGGCCAGACCGCGCTCGACGCGGACGGCAAGATCGTGGGGGAGACGCTGGAGGAGCAGTTCGAGCAGGCCCTGGGCAATCTGCTGGCCGCGCTGGAGGCCGCCGGCGGTGCGCCGGCCGATCTCGCCCGCGTCACGGTCTACGCGACGGACGTCGCCGACTATCGACGCCGCGCTCCTCGACTGGGCGGCATCTGGCGGCGGTTGGCGGGCCGGGACTATCCCGCGATGGCGGTCGTCGGCGTCGTACGGCTCTGGGACGAGCGGGCGTGGGTGGAGCTGGACGGCTTCGCGGTCCTGCCGTAG
- a CDS encoding acyl-CoA dehydrogenase family protein — protein MTAFSLEPSQLAWRAELRALAVERLCPLADKGEPGHVNRPLVAELGRLGLLSRLFTSGALDLCLMRESLAYVCTEAETALALQGLGAHPVHAHGTDAQRARWLPRVSDGDAIAAFALSEPGAGSDAAALSLRAEPDGPGGWRLIGEKCWISNAPEADLYTVFARTTPDAGSRGVTAFLLPADRRGLTGTPLDMLSPHPIGALSLDAVPVTADDVLGTPDQGFRVAMATLDLFRPSVGAFAVGMAEAALDATLVHTARRDAFGGKLRDLQSVSHQVAEMALRTEAARLMVYAAATAYDAGDPEVPRRSAMAKLLATETAQYVVDAAVQLHGARALRRGHLLEHLYREVRAPRIYEGASEVQRTVIAKELYRRTGSEGRPS, from the coding sequence GTGACCGCATTCTCGCTCGAACCATCACAACTCGCCTGGCGCGCCGAGCTGCGCGCACTGGCCGTCGAACGCCTGTGCCCCCTGGCCGACAAGGGCGAGCCCGGCCATGTCAACCGACCCCTCGTCGCCGAACTCGGCCGACTGGGCCTGCTCTCCCGGCTGTTCACCTCGGGGGCGCTCGACCTCTGCCTGATGCGCGAGTCACTGGCGTACGTCTGCACCGAGGCCGAGACGGCGCTCGCCCTCCAGGGGCTGGGCGCCCACCCGGTGCACGCCCACGGCACCGACGCGCAGCGGGCCCGCTGGCTGCCCCGGGTGAGCGACGGCGACGCGATCGCGGCCTTCGCGCTCAGCGAGCCGGGCGCCGGGTCCGACGCGGCTGCCCTCTCCCTGCGCGCGGAACCCGACGGCCCCGGAGGCTGGCGGCTCATCGGCGAGAAGTGCTGGATCTCCAACGCCCCCGAGGCCGACCTCTACACCGTCTTCGCCCGCACCACCCCGGACGCCGGCTCCCGTGGCGTGACCGCCTTCCTGCTCCCGGCCGACCGCCGCGGTCTCACCGGCACCCCCCTCGACATGCTCTCGCCGCATCCCATCGGCGCCCTGAGCCTCGACGCCGTCCCCGTCACCGCCGACGACGTCCTCGGCACACCCGACCAGGGCTTCCGGGTCGCCATGGCCACCCTCGACCTCTTCCGCCCGAGCGTCGGCGCCTTCGCGGTCGGCATGGCCGAGGCCGCCCTGGACGCCACCCTCGTGCACACCGCCCGACGGGACGCCTTCGGCGGCAAGCTGCGGGACCTCCAGAGCGTCTCCCACCAGGTCGCCGAGATGGCGCTGCGCACGGAGGCGGCCCGGCTCATGGTCTACGCGGCGGCGACGGCGTACGACGCGGGGGACCCGGAGGTGCCGCGCCGGTCCGCGATGGCGAAGCTGCTGGCCACCGAGACGGCGCAGTACGTCGTCGACGCGGCCGTCCAACTGCACGGCGCGCGGGCGCTGCGACGCGGCCATCTGCTCGAACACCTCTACCGCGAGGTGCGGGCGCCACGCATCTACGAAGGGGCGAGCGAGGTGCAACGGACGGTCATCGCCAAGGAGTTGTACCGGCGGACCGGGTCCGAGGGGAGGCCGTCATGA
- a CDS encoding AMP-binding protein encodes MNSRVTAHVDTFARDSLPPPDQWPELSFDLPELRYPDRLNAAAELLDGGEAGQPVFRTPAGESWTYGALRDRVDRIAHVLTSDLGVVPGNRVLLRGPTTPLLAACWLAVLKVGAVAVTVLAQQRPQELATICELARVSFALCDLRHVDDLVKADVPGLRVTTFGGGGPEDLLGLPSADGARGPYEAVGTAAEDVALIAFTSGTTGRPKGCVHFHRDLLAIADTFSRHVLRPRADDVFTGSPPLGFTFGLGGLVVFPMRAGASALLLEQAGPRQLLPAIAEHRVSVLFTAPTAYRAMLGELNGAAGKAGSAGEAGSAGADGSAGADGSAGAERYDISSLRRCVSAGENLPEATWRAWHERTGLRIINGIGATELLHIFISAADDAVRPGRTGVPVPGWRARVQDAEGRPVPDGRRGLLAVRGPVGCRYLADERQREYVRDGWNVTGDTYVREPDGYYRYVARADDMIISAGYNIAGPEVEEALMRHPDVVETAVVGRPDEARGQVVVAHVVVAAGARRDGEALRAFLKSQLAPYKCPREFVFLDALPRTATGKLQRFRLRTLSDQQ; translated from the coding sequence ATGAACTCCAGGGTCACCGCCCATGTCGACACCTTCGCCCGGGACTCCCTCCCGCCGCCGGACCAGTGGCCCGAGCTGTCCTTCGACCTCCCCGAACTGCGCTATCCGGACCGGCTCAACGCCGCCGCCGAGCTGCTCGACGGCGGCGAGGCCGGGCAGCCCGTGTTCCGCACGCCCGCCGGGGAGAGCTGGACGTACGGCGCACTCCGAGACCGTGTCGACCGGATCGCGCATGTCCTCACGTCCGACCTCGGGGTGGTCCCCGGCAACCGGGTCCTGCTGCGCGGCCCCACCACGCCCCTGCTGGCCGCGTGCTGGCTCGCGGTGCTCAAGGTGGGGGCGGTCGCGGTGACCGTACTGGCGCAGCAGCGGCCGCAGGAGCTGGCGACGATCTGCGAGCTGGCGCGGGTCTCCTTCGCGCTGTGCGACCTGCGGCACGTGGACGACCTCGTGAAGGCGGACGTCCCGGGGCTGAGGGTCACCACCTTCGGCGGGGGCGGGCCCGAGGACCTGCTCGGGCTGCCGTCGGCGGACGGGGCGCGCGGCCCGTACGAGGCGGTGGGCACGGCGGCCGAGGACGTGGCACTGATCGCGTTCACCTCCGGGACGACCGGGCGCCCCAAGGGATGCGTGCACTTCCACCGGGACCTGCTGGCGATCGCGGACACCTTCTCCCGGCATGTGCTGCGCCCCAGGGCCGACGACGTGTTCACGGGGTCCCCGCCGCTCGGTTTCACGTTCGGTCTCGGCGGCCTCGTCGTCTTCCCGATGCGGGCCGGCGCCAGTGCCCTGCTGCTCGAACAGGCGGGCCCGAGGCAGCTGCTGCCGGCGATCGCCGAGCACCGGGTGTCGGTGCTGTTCACCGCGCCGACCGCCTACCGGGCGATGCTGGGCGAGCTGAACGGGGCGGCAGGGAAAGCCGGTTCGGCAGGGGAAGCAGGCTCGGCCGGGGCGGACGGCTCGGCCGGGGCGGACGGTTCGGCCGGGGCCGAGCGGTACGACATCTCGTCGCTCAGGCGGTGCGTGTCGGCGGGCGAGAACCTGCCGGAGGCCACGTGGCGGGCCTGGCACGAGCGGACCGGGCTGCGGATCATCAACGGCATCGGGGCGACCGAGCTGCTGCACATCTTCATCTCGGCGGCCGACGACGCCGTACGGCCGGGGCGGACGGGCGTGCCGGTGCCCGGATGGCGGGCACGGGTGCAGGACGCGGAGGGGAGGCCGGTGCCCGACGGACGGCGGGGACTGCTCGCGGTTCGCGGCCCGGTCGGCTGCCGTTACCTGGCGGACGAGCGGCAGCGGGAGTACGTGCGCGACGGCTGGAACGTCACGGGTGACACCTACGTCCGCGAGCCCGACGGGTACTACCGCTATGTCGCGCGCGCCGACGACATGATCATCTCGGCCGGGTACAACATCGCGGGTCCCGAGGTGGAGGAGGCACTGATGCGCCATCCGGACGTGGTGGAGACGGCGGTGGTGGGCCGGCCGGACGAGGCGCGCGGCCAGGTCGTCGTCGCCCATGTGGTGGTCGCGGCGGGTGCGCGCCGGGACGGCGAGGCGCTACGTGCGTTCCTCAAGTCGCAGCTGGCGCCCTACAAATGCCCGCGCGAGTTCGTGTTCCTGGACGCGCTGCCACGCACGGCGACCGGCAAACTTCAGCGGTTCCGGCTGCGCACCCTAAGTGACCAGCAGTGA
- a CDS encoding PaaX family transcriptional regulator C-terminal domain-containing protein: MINVSEQHAPRSLIVTFYGAYGRSVPGPVPVSELIRLLAAVGVDAPSVRSSVSRLKRRGLLLPARTATGAAGYALSQDARQLLEDGDRRIYATAPERDEGWVLAVFSVPESERQKRHVLRSRLAGLGFGTAAPGVWIAPARLYEETRHTLTRLRLDPYVDLFRGEHLGFAATAEAVARWWDLAGIAKQHEAFLDRHAPVLHDWERHEETRAEEAYRDYLLALDSWRHLPYVDPGLPAELLPANWPGVRSAAVFRALHGRLRDAGAVFVTAAS, translated from the coding sequence ATGATCAACGTGTCCGAACAGCACGCACCACGTTCGCTCATCGTCACCTTCTACGGCGCCTACGGCCGTTCGGTGCCGGGCCCGGTGCCCGTCTCCGAGCTGATCCGGCTGCTCGCCGCGGTCGGTGTCGACGCGCCCTCCGTCCGCTCCTCGGTGTCCCGGCTCAAGCGGCGCGGCCTGCTGCTGCCGGCCCGCACCGCGACGGGGGCGGCCGGGTACGCGCTGTCGCAGGACGCGCGCCAGCTCCTGGAGGACGGCGACCGCCGGATCTACGCGACGGCGCCCGAGCGGGACGAGGGCTGGGTGCTGGCCGTGTTCTCGGTGCCGGAGTCGGAGCGGCAGAAGCGGCACGTGCTGCGCTCCCGGCTGGCCGGGCTGGGTTTCGGGACGGCGGCACCGGGCGTGTGGATCGCGCCGGCCCGGCTGTACGAGGAGACCCGGCACACCCTGACCCGGCTGCGGCTCGACCCGTACGTGGACCTGTTCCGGGGCGAGCACCTGGGGTTCGCGGCGACCGCCGAGGCGGTGGCACGGTGGTGGGACCTGGCCGGGATCGCCAAGCAGCACGAGGCGTTCCTCGACCGGCACGCGCCCGTGCTGCACGACTGGGAGCGGCACGAGGAGACCCGGGCGGAGGAGGCCTACCGCGACTATCTGCTGGCCCTGGACTCCTGGCGCCATCTGCCGTACGTCGACCCCGGGCTGCCCGCCGAACTGCTGCCCGCCAACTGGCCGGGGGTGCGCTCGGCGGCGGTGTTCCGTGCACTGCACGGGCGGCTGAGGGACGCCGGAGCCGTGTTCGTGACCGCCGCATCGTAA
- a CDS encoding sulfotransferase, which translates to MSLMRNLNRALTATTGLQVRRASPVASAAPGATAPKRAAKKPTAVYRCPAPEDLATDRLLRRPVFIMSPVRSGSTLLRMLLNAHPRLHSPHELHIRRLEVGYGSKLSQKAMSALDLERGDLEHLLWDRVMHRELVRSGKDFIVEKTPSNAFVYERIRDCWPDARFVFLLRHPVSIARSWYEGDPDKRTYDEAAADALRYMRAVERAREGTTGGYTVRYEDLTADAEKELRGLCAFLDIDFEPSMLDYGRQDDAQVVKGLGDWRDKIRTGRVQAGRALPTDDEIPDLLRPMCEAWGYSQ; encoded by the coding sequence ATGAGCCTCATGCGCAACCTGAACCGTGCCCTCACCGCCACCACCGGTCTGCAAGTACGCAGGGCCTCCCCGGTCGCGTCCGCCGCGCCCGGGGCCACGGCGCCGAAGCGGGCGGCTAAGAAGCCCACGGCGGTGTACCGATGTCCGGCTCCCGAGGACCTCGCGACGGACCGGTTGCTCAGGCGGCCGGTCTTCATCATGTCGCCCGTGCGCTCGGGCTCCACCCTGCTTCGCATGCTCCTGAACGCGCACCCGCGGCTGCACTCCCCGCACGAGCTGCACATACGCCGCCTGGAGGTCGGTTACGGCAGCAAGCTCTCCCAGAAGGCGATGAGCGCGCTCGACCTGGAGCGCGGTGACCTGGAGCACCTGCTGTGGGACCGGGTCATGCACCGCGAACTGGTCAGGTCGGGCAAGGACTTCATCGTCGAGAAAACCCCGAGCAACGCCTTCGTGTACGAGCGCATCCGGGACTGCTGGCCGGACGCCCGCTTCGTCTTCCTGCTGCGCCACCCGGTCTCCATCGCCCGGTCCTGGTACGAGGGGGACCCCGACAAGCGCACCTACGACGAGGCCGCCGCCGACGCGCTGCGCTATATGAGGGCCGTCGAGCGGGCGCGCGAGGGCACCACCGGCGGGTACACCGTGCGCTACGAGGACCTCACCGCCGACGCCGAGAAGGAGCTGCGGGGGCTGTGCGCGTTCCTGGACATCGACTTCGAGCCCTCCATGCTCGACTACGGCAGGCAGGACGACGCCCAGGTCGTCAAGGGCCTCGGCGATTGGCGGGACAAGATCAGGACGGGGCGGGTGCAGGCCGGGCGGGCGCTGCCCACCGACGACGAGATCCCCGACCTGCTCCGGCCGATGTGCGAGGCGTGGGGCTACAGCCAGTGA